In Salvelinus fontinalis isolate EN_2023a chromosome 25, ASM2944872v1, whole genome shotgun sequence, one genomic interval encodes:
- the spag6 gene encoding sperm-associated antigen 6, translating into MSQRQVLQVFEQYQKSRTQFVQTIAELATRPQNIETLQNAGVMSLLRPLLLDVVPTIQQTTALALGRLANYNDDLAEAVVKGDILPQLVYSLTEQNRFYKKAAAFVLRAVAKHSPALAQAVVDCGALDALVISLEEFDPGVKEAAAWALGYIARHNAHLSQAVVDAGAVPLLVLCIQEPEVALKRIAASALSDIAKHSPELAQTVVDTGAIAHLAQMILNPDAKLKRQVFSALSQISKHSVDLAEMVVEAEIFPAVLACLRDPDEYVRKNVTTLMREITKHTPELSLMIVNAGGVAAVIDYLGDSRGNVRLPGIMMLGYVAAHSENLAMAVIVSKGVPQLAICLSEEPEEHIKAATAWAFGQIGRHTPEHARAVSTANVLPKLLALYMDTDSSEDLQVKAKKALKSILQKCTYLPALEPLLYEAPSNILKHVVCQFSKVLPHDSKARRLFVTSGGLKKVQEIKADPGSALQEYINSINNCYPEEIVRYYSPGYSETLLARVEKYQPV; encoded by the exons ATGAGTCAACGACAGGTTTTACAAG TGTTTGAGCAGTATCAGAAATCAAGGACACAGTTTGTGCAGACTATTGCTGAGCTTGCAACAAGACCACAAAACATTGAAACTTTACAAAATGCTG GTGTGATGTCCCTGCTGAGGCCTTTACTGCTAGACGTGGTTCCTACCATCCAGCAGACAACTGCTCTAGCTCTGGGACGGCTGGCCAACTACAATGACGACCTGGCAGAGGCCGTCGTCAAGGGAGACATCCTCCCACAGCTCGTCTACTCCCTGACCGAGCAGAac aggttcTATAAGAAGGCAGCAGCGTTTGTCCTGCGTGCGGTGGCCAAGCACAGCCCTGCTCTGGCCCAGGCCGTGGTGGACTGTGGAGCGCTGGACGCTCTGGTCATCTCTCTGGAAGAGTTTGACCCTGGGGTCAAGGAGGCTGCTGCTTGGGCTTTGGGATACATTGCACGCCACAATGCAC ACCTGTCTCAGGCGGTAGTGGATGCGGGGGCCGTTCCTCTGCTGGTGCTGTGTATCCAGGAACCAGAGGTGGCCCTGAAACGCATCGCTGCCTCGGCCCTTAGCGACATCGCCAAGCACTCCCCTGAGCTAGCTCAGACTGTGGTCGACACTGGCGCCATCGCACACCTGGCCCAGATGATCCTCAACCCTGATGCCAAACTGAAG AGGCAGGTGTTCTCTGCCCTGAGTCAGATCAGTAAGCACTCGGTGGACCTGGCTGAGATGGTGGTGGAAGCAGAGATCTTCCCTGCTGTCCTGGCCTGCCTCCGAGACCCAGATGAGTACGTCAGGAAGAATGTTACCACACTGATGAGAGAGATCACCAAACACACAcctgag ctgtCTCTGATGATCGTGAACGCGGGTGGTGTGGCTGCGGTAATTGACTACCTGGGTGATAGCCGTGGTAACGTGCGGTTACCTGGGATCATGATGCTTGGATATGTGGCCGCACACTCTGAAAACCTTGCCATGGCCGTCATCGtgtctaag GGGGTGCCCCAGCTGgccatctgtctgtctgaggagccAGAGGAGCACATCAAAGCGGCCACAGCGTGGGCGTTTGGCCAGATCGGCCGCCACACCCCGGAGCACGCTAGGGCCGTGTCCACAGCTAACGTCCTGCCCAAGCTGCTGGCCCTCTACATGGACACGGACAGCTCAGAGGACCTGCAGGTCAAG GCTAAGAAGGCTCTGAAGAGCATTCTACAGAAGTGCACCTACCTGCCTGCTCTGGAGCCCCTGCTCTACGAAGCTCCGAGCAACATCCTGAAACATGTCGTCTGCCAGTTCAGCAAG gtGCTGCCCCATGACAGCAAGGCTCGTCGTCTGTTTGTAACCAGCGGAGGCCTGAAGAAGGTTCAGGAAATTAAGGCTGATCCTGGATCTGCCCTGCAGGAGTACATCAACTCTATCAACAACTGTTACCCTGAGGAGAtagtcag GTACTACTCCCCTGGCTACTCAGAGACTCTGCTGGCGCGGGTAGAGAAGTACCAGCCTGTCTGA
- the LOC129822989 gene encoding polycomb complex protein BMI-1-A-like isoform X2: MTMHRTTRIKITELNPHLMCVLCGGYFIDATTIIECLHSFCKMCIVRYLETSKYCPICDVPVHKTKPLLNIRSDKTLQDIVYKLVPGLFKNEMKRRRDFYADHPSVDATTRSNEDRGEVADEDKRIITDDEIISLSIEFFDHNKAEQTGVAEDQLTKEQVNNKRYLQCPAAMTIMHLRKFLRSKMDIPCTYQVEVMYEDEPLKDYYTLMDIAYIYTWRRNGPLPLKYRVRPSCKKMKMSHLQQEGQNSTGRSAESDSASDKACSPAAVPSTSSSLPSPGTPVQSPHPHFPHISKPVNGASTSAPAPAPTRPFPFGKKPRKASLNGSSASSG, from the exons ATGACGATGCATCGAACGACCAGAATTAAGATAACTGAGCTGAACCCCCACCTCATGTGTGTGCTGTGTGGTGGATACTTCATCGATGCCACAACCATTATAGAATGTCTCCATTCAT TCTGCAAGATGTGCATTGTGCGCTATCTGGAGACCAGCAAGTATTGCCCCATCTGTGACGTGCCAGTACACAAAACCAAGCCTCTGCTCAATATAAG GTCTGACAAAACCCTACAAGACATTGTCTACAAGCTGGTCCCTGGTCTCTTCAAAA ATGagatgaagagaaggagagacttTTACGCGGATCACCCTTCTGTAGATG CTACGACAAGGTCTAATGAGGATCGAGGGGAGGTGGCGGACGAGGACAAGAGAATCATCACAGACGATGAGATCATCAGCCTCTCCATTGAGTTCTTCGATCACAACAA GGCTGAACAGACCGGCGTGGCTGAGGACCAGCTGACTAAAGAACAG GTGAACAATAAGAGGTATCTGCAGTGTCCAGCAGCCATGACCATCATGCACCTGAGGAAGTTCCTCCGCAGTAAGATGGACATCCCCTGTACCTATCAG GTTGAAGTGATGTATGAAGACGAGCCACTGAAAGATTACTACACATTAATGGACATAGCCTACATCTACACCTGGAGAAGG AATGGCCCTTTGCCATTGAAGTACCGCGTCAGACCTAGCTGTAAGAAGATGAAGATGAGTCATCTGCAGCAGGAGGGCCAGAACAGCACTGGTCGGTCCGCTGAGAGCGACTCAGCCAGCGACAAAGCCTGTAGCCCTGCCGctgtcccctccacctcctcctccttgccCAGCCCTGGCACCCCGGTGCAATCGCCACACCCACACTTCCCCCACATCTCCAAGCCTGTCAATGGAGCCTCCACCTcggccccagccccagcccctacCAGACCCTTCCCCTTTGGAAAAAAACCACGGAAGGCCTCGCTGAATGGTTCTTCTGCATCCTCGGGATGA
- the LOC129822989 gene encoding polycomb complex protein BMI-1-A-like isoform X1: MTMHRTTRIKITELNPHLMCVLCGGYFIDATTIIECLHSFCKMCIVRYLETSKYCPICDVPVHKTKPLLNIRSDKTLQDIVYKLVPGLFKNEMKRRRDFYADHPSVDATTRSNEDRGEVADEDKRIITDDEIISLSIEFFDHNKYFNKAEQTGVAEDQLTKEQVNNKRYLQCPAAMTIMHLRKFLRSKMDIPCTYQVEVMYEDEPLKDYYTLMDIAYIYTWRRNGPLPLKYRVRPSCKKMKMSHLQQEGQNSTGRSAESDSASDKACSPAAVPSTSSSLPSPGTPVQSPHPHFPHISKPVNGASTSAPAPAPTRPFPFGKKPRKASLNGSSASSG, from the exons ATGACGATGCATCGAACGACCAGAATTAAGATAACTGAGCTGAACCCCCACCTCATGTGTGTGCTGTGTGGTGGATACTTCATCGATGCCACAACCATTATAGAATGTCTCCATTCAT TCTGCAAGATGTGCATTGTGCGCTATCTGGAGACCAGCAAGTATTGCCCCATCTGTGACGTGCCAGTACACAAAACCAAGCCTCTGCTCAATATAAG GTCTGACAAAACCCTACAAGACATTGTCTACAAGCTGGTCCCTGGTCTCTTCAAAA ATGagatgaagagaaggagagacttTTACGCGGATCACCCTTCTGTAGATG CTACGACAAGGTCTAATGAGGATCGAGGGGAGGTGGCGGACGAGGACAAGAGAATCATCACAGACGATGAGATCATCAGCCTCTCCATTGAGTTCTTCGATCACAACAAGTACTTCAACAA GGCTGAACAGACCGGCGTGGCTGAGGACCAGCTGACTAAAGAACAG GTGAACAATAAGAGGTATCTGCAGTGTCCAGCAGCCATGACCATCATGCACCTGAGGAAGTTCCTCCGCAGTAAGATGGACATCCCCTGTACCTATCAG GTTGAAGTGATGTATGAAGACGAGCCACTGAAAGATTACTACACATTAATGGACATAGCCTACATCTACACCTGGAGAAGG AATGGCCCTTTGCCATTGAAGTACCGCGTCAGACCTAGCTGTAAGAAGATGAAGATGAGTCATCTGCAGCAGGAGGGCCAGAACAGCACTGGTCGGTCCGCTGAGAGCGACTCAGCCAGCGACAAAGCCTGTAGCCCTGCCGctgtcccctccacctcctcctccttgccCAGCCCTGGCACCCCGGTGCAATCGCCACACCCACACTTCCCCCACATCTCCAAGCCTGTCAATGGAGCCTCCACCTcggccccagccccagcccctacCAGACCCTTCCCCTTTGGAAAAAAACCACGGAAGGCCTCGCTGAATGGTTCTTCTGCATCCTCGGGATGA